The genomic segment TTCCACGCGCGGCTGAGCCCGCCGAGGACCGCAGCCGATCGGTCCGGGGGGGCGGCCCGGTACGGCACCTCATAAAGCGTGCGGGCCTCTCGAACCGCCCGCAGCGCGTCCTCCGGACGCGCGCCCCGGTCGAGATGGGCCCCGAGATCGAGGAGCGCAGCGGCCAGAGTCGTCCGGTAGAAGCCGCTCGACGGCCGCCGGGCCAGCAGGTCGCGGCGGATCTCGACCGCCCGCCGCAACTCGGCCCCGGGGTCGGCGGCGCCCCCCACCTGTTGGGCGACCTTCGCCCGGACCTCCAGCAGGTCCGCCTCGCACCTGAGCACCTGCTCGGCGTCCGTGGCCCCGACCCGGAAGCGGGCCAGGGCCGCCCGCGCTCTTCGGTGGCCCGGAGGGCGTCGTCCGGGCGGTGCCGCTTCGTGTACTCGTTGGCGCGGAGCAGCGCGATATCGAACGCCACGATGTGGGCCCCCGAAGCGGTCGGGTCGAGGCGGGCGGCCTCGGCCGCGTTCCCGGCCGCTTCGCCCGCGACGGTCAGGACCTCGGCCTGGTCCTCGGTCCTGCCGAGGGTGAGCGCCCGGCACCACAACAGCTGGGCCAGGTGCTCCCGCGCGGCGGCGTCGGCGGGCCGGTCCCGGAGCCGGGCGTCGAGGACGACCCGCGCCCGGTCGAACGTCGCGAGCGCGCCCGGGTAGTCGCTCAGGGCGTCCTGATCGATCCCCTTGCGGACCAGCACTTCGGCCGCCAGTTGCCACTCCGCCGCGGGGCCCCCGGACCGGGTGAGCAGGGCGTCCGCCTCGGTCAGCGCGGCCAGGCCGTCGTCCTTCCGGCCCAGCGCGTCCCGCAGCTTGCCGAGTTGGAGCAGGACCCGGGCGAGCCGCACAGCCGGGCCCGCGGCCGCTCCCGAGTCGGTCCGGAGGTCGGCCCGGAGCCGCTGGCAGAACTCGTCCGGGGCGCGCAGCAGCGCGCCCCGGAGGTCCGCGAACTGCGGGTCGTCCTTCACCGCGCGGTTGTCGGCCACCGCCCGACAGAACGCGCCGATCGCGTCCACGGCCAGCCGCTCCCGCTCGTCGGCCCGCCCCAGCGCCGCGCCGGTCCGGGCCCCGGCCGCGACCAGTTCGTCATTCGTCCGCGCGAGTTCGGCGTTCTTGGCTCCCAGATCGGCGGCCGCCCGGCGCTGCACGGCGAGGACCACACCGAGCCCGGCGGTGACGGCGACGGCCAGGACCGCGGCCCCGCCGAGCCACACCCGCCGCCGCTTCCGCTGCTCGCGCGCCTCGGCGGCGCTGACCGCGCGGTCCCGTTCGGCCCGCCGCAACCGGTCGTCCACGGCCGCCCGGTACGCGGCCACCGCCCGGGCCACCGCCCGGCCGTCCGCCGGCCGGTCCCAGGGCCGGGTGTGGAGGCACCGCTTCGCCAGGTCGATGAGGTCGGGGTCCGCCCCGCACCCGTCGAGGGCCGACCGGACCCCGTCCAGGTCGGCGCGGGCGGCCCGCACGATCGTGTCCGCGACGCTGTTGCCCACGAAGGGCGGCCGGCCGGTGAGGACCACTGCCAGGACCCCGCCAAGGGCGAACACGTCGGCGCGGGCGTCCACGGGCTCGCTCCGGGCCTGTTCCGGGGCCATGTAGGACGGCGTCCCCTTGACCAGGCCCGCGAGGGTCGCGACGGGGTCCTCGGGTGCCGGCCCGCCCTCGGTACCCCCCGGCGCGTCCGGGTCGGCCCCGATCACCTTGGCGAGCCCCCAGTCCATCACCTGGACCTCGCCGAACGCACCCACCATCACGTTCGCCGGCTTGAGGTCGCGGTGGACCACGCCCCGGGCGTGGGCGTACCCGATGGCCTGACAGACTTGCTCGAACACCGCCAGGAACCGCTCGCGGTCGGCGGGGCCGTCCGTGCGGCCGCGGAGCAGTGTCTCGAGGGTCTCGCCCTCGACCAGTTTCATCGCCAGGAACGGGCGCCCGTCGCCCAGCACGCCCAGCGCGTGGACCGGTGGGACGCCGGGGTGCGGTAACCGGGCGGCGATCCGGGCCTCGCGCACGAACTCCGCGTCGAGCATGTTGGGGAGCATCACCTTGATCGCGACCGGGCGGTCGAGCGCGAGCTCGCGTGCGGCGTACACGACGCCCATGCCGCCGCGGGCGATCTCGCGCCCCAGCTCGTACCCCGGAACGGTCAGGGGGCCGTCGGGCCGTAGCCGCACGGGCGGCTCCGCCGGCCCGACTTGCGTTCGCTCCTCGGGTCCGCCCGCCGCGTGCCCGTGCGGGGTCAGGAGGGTCTGATCGTCGTCCGGTTCGGCGGCAGTCATAGGTGGCTCCGGGGCGGCAGACGGATCGATGATAGCCCGGGCCGTCCGGCCCGCCAACGGCTTGACGTCATTCCGCGGTCCCGAGTGGTCCGCTCCGGGGCCTGAGATCGGCTCCGACGCCGGACGCAAGCCCTTCCAAAAGCGAACCCGCCGGGGAATTATCCCCCGGCCCGTGTCGATGAGCGGTGCCGGCCGGTTTTTGCCTTGTGCCCGGCCGTCGCGGGCAGTGGTCGCAGCGAATCCGCTTACCGCTCCAGGTATCCGAATTGAACCGCCCACACCGTTAGCAGCGCCAACACAAACACAAGCGCCCGCGCCCTCCACTTCGGCGGTAATCCGCACGCGGCCACTACACCCGTCATTGTGAACCAACAGACCTCACCGCCCGGTGTGAACGTGGCGAACAGCCCGAACAGAGCGAGACACAGAGCAAAGCCTAAAGCGAGTCGGCGGTTCGCATCTCGCGATCCTTGTGCCATGGGCGGCCCTCTGGAGGCGCCCCAGCATGACCGATCCGGCGCCGGACGCAAGCGCCCTACTTCGCCGAATCCCGGCCGCCGATGAGCGCACACACGGCCATCAGCACTGCCCCGAAGAACACGACGCGGGCGTAGGATCTCAAATCGGGATCGAGTCCCCCGAAGCCGACCGGAGCGGCCACGAGGGCGACCAACAGGAATATCAACGTCCAGCGCCGCATGGGACGACTCCGGTGTGATGTTCGGGCACCAGTGCCGGCCAACCACCAGCAGGTATCGAGCCGTTTCGCCCGCCCACCGGATATAGGGCAGCGTTCCGGAAGCTGCTCCCGTTTCGCAAGCACTCGCAGGCGGTAAGAGGTCGGCGCCGGCTCCTCGTGCCTACTAGCCAGTGGCTTTGACCAGAATCGCGAGAAATATCGGCCCGTTGCAGATCAGGAGTATGGAGGCCGACGTGAGCAACATCACCCTGCCGGCGGCGCGGCGCCCGCGGCCCCTTGCTATGAGTCCGAGGAGCAGGCCGAGCACGGGGAAAAGGACACACAGCACCAGCTCGGAGGTCGATGGCCACTCAAGCGAGGCGGTTCCCGCCGCTCCCAGATAAGACCGCTCGACAGTTTGCGTCGTAAAGTCGTAGCCGCAATCGCACCGTTGTGCCGAAGGTGGGTTCACCAGCCCACACCTGCGACAGTCCTTCACTCCCGCCATGCCGCCAACTCCGTGTGTGGTTCACCTGTGCCGGCCCCGGCATAACGATTCGTCGCCGAACGCAAGCCCCTCCAAAAGCGAACGGGCCGGGGAATCATTCCCCGGCCCGTGTCGATGAGCGGTGCCGGCCGCGGTCGCCCGCTTGTGGCCGCCCAGATTCGCCAGCGCGGTTCGATCCGGCAGCCCGCGGGCTGGTCCTTGCCCTTCGGTGTCAGCGACCACACGGCGCGCTTATGGGCCGGCGCACAAGTGGGCCGGGGGGCCGTCAGTTCGTGCTGCGGCGAGCTGCAGGGTAGCTTTATTCGGGTGCCCGCACGACCACGTCGTAGACCGTAAACGTCTCGCCATTCTTCACGAAGAAGTTCATGACGTGGAGTTCGCCGTCCTTCCACTTGGCATCGAGGTGGGGCATGGTTCCCGCGAGGTGGCCTTCGATCCAACATTTGTCGCCACCTTCGAACATGGTGCTTCCCTTCTCCTGCATTCCGAACCGTAACTTGTAACGACCGGGATCATTGGGCCTTCGCTTCTGGAGTTCATCGAGATCGATAATTTGGATGCACAGAATGACCTCCTGAGCGAGCGGTGGATCATCGTCCGCCAGGCGAACGCTACGTCCGAGTTCAAACGCGGTCTTGCTTTCTTTTTGCGCGAGCCTTCTTGATCCAATCACCGGCGGTGCATCCTTGTCCACTTTTTCTTGAATGGTGCGAATGACCGCCGTGGCCCCCTTCGTCTTCCCCTCTGGATTCGGCAGCCTCACTGATAGCAACCGCGTGTTGTTGTGTGGCCAGAGTAAACCGTCCGTCGGCCCCTTCGGGTATAACTGCACGATCATCGGTGCCGGGGGGTTCGGGTCCGGGGCGGCGCTCCGCAGCGCGGCCCAACCGGCGGTGCCGAGGGTAAGCAGAGTCACGGCGAGCACGGTTCGTCGCATATCGTCCTCCGTAATCGGATGTCCCACAAGGTAACGCGCGGGCTACGCGACGCGGCTGCCGATTCCGCGAGCCGGTGTTGATTGCCGAGAGCATCAGTCCGGTGATAAGACTGAACAGGGTGCTGAACTCGCGATGTTGCTTCGTACGGACCCTCTCTGCCAAATCGTGTGTGACGGACAACCCCGCTTCGGTCATCGATCGCCCTCCCATCGACAGCATGACCGATCCGCCGCCGGACGCAAGCCCCCACCACCGCGCCGTTTTTGAATCAGGTCGAAGGCGAGAATTCTCGCCTTCAGGGCACGCTCGAGGGGGAGAATTATCCTCTTCGAAGTGGAGCGAACCGGAGTTTACCCCGGTTCGCGGAACTGCGTCTTCGCAGTTCTGAAATGCAATCACCCCGCCAAGCGGGCGGGGTGTGGAAGTGGGGAAGGGTGCGCAGGGATCGGGACCAAAGACGATCTTTTACCGCAGCCCAGATATCAATCGCCCCGTCCACGAGCCCGCTCGCGACATCTTTGTTGTAGTGCATCTGGTGGAACTCGGTCGTCGAAAGATCCAGGTTTTATAGGATTGCACATCTGTAAGTGTGTCCTATGTTCTAGCGTCCGCTCCGGCCCCATCCCTCCCATCGAGTCCGCCGATGCGAATCCGCGTTCTGTTATTGTGTTCCGCACTGCTCGTCTTCGGCGGCGCACTGTTGGGCTACGAGGAGGATACCGAATCGTGGGGTTACGGCGAGACGTACCAGCGGCGGGGCCTCGTCCCCATCTGGAACGCGGTCTCGGCGGACGGTGACACCGCGCTGGACTGGCACTCCTCACCCAAGTGGCAGCCCCGCTGCGGGTCCAAATACGTCCGACAACACTTCTTGTTCGGGCTCCACACCCGCGAGCACACGGTCTTGTTCAGGCATTTTTGTTTTCGGCCGCCTAGTGCCACACCTCTCAAGTAGCCACGCGTGGGGCGGCTCATTCCGTACAGACGGAAACCGATCCAGTAACTCGTGCTGAAGCGCATCGGACGCGTCGAACCGCCCCCGCAAACGCCGGGGTGTGGAAGTGGGGAGCAGAGATCAACTACTCTTTCGGCTGGGCCTCGTGAAGCGCGACGGCGGCGGCGCCGGCCCGTTTCATGGCGTCCCCGGCGCACGTCAGGCCGAACGCGAGCCGCGGGAAGTGGAACGGCTCGGCGTCGTTGGTCAGCAGGTCGTCGAGCATGCCCTCCAATTCGTACACGGCCTGGATGAACTTGGCGACCGCGTCGTCATCGAAGACCATCCACAGTTGACACTGCACGTGTCGCTGGTCCGGGTGGGACCGAATGTGATCGAGGGTGCCGGCCTGGTGGGCCAGCTTCTTGATGGTCAGCCGCGCCATCGTCACCCACGCCAGCGCCGTGGTGTGGATGTTGTCGTAGTGCATGCTGTACGCGTTGTCGGCTTCGGCCTTGGCCGCCTCGAGAGCCTTCAGATCCTTCGCCGTCGCCCGCTTCCCGTTCGCCGAAAGCTTCTTCTTCTTGGTCGTGGACATGGTCAACTTCCTTTAGTTGGGCAGCGTGCGAGCGCTGCCGGAATGGGAATGAGTGCGTCCGTCGTCGTGGCGGGCCGTGCGTGGCCCGCCCTGGTGCGTCTGGGGGAACTCAGAGGTACTCGCGGCCGAACCAGATGGCGGCCGCTATCGCCGCGTACTGAGCGAGCACAATCATCGGGGACTCCCGTAGGGACGTGAGGAACGGGCCGCCCGACGTGAGCGGCCCGGGTGAAGCCGCTCAGAGTTGGCCCGCCTCGATGAGCGTGACCAGCGAAGCCAGGTGCCGGCAGTGGCCGGTGAAGTGGTAGCCCTTGCACTCGCACTGCAACTGCCCGTTCGTGCCCACGAAGCACCCGTACTGCCGCTCGGTCGCGTCGGAGCCGGCGTCGAGCTTGAACAGCATGAACCCGCGCCCCTCGTCGCACCCGAACTCCTCCACCCGGTAGCGGCAGTGGCTCCGCGTGCCGGTGATGGTCAGCGTGCCGGCCACGTGCGACGTCGCGTTGTTCTTCGCGCGGTCCCAGATCACCGCACCCTTCTTCTCGCTCCTCGTGGCGTTCAGCAGCTCGGTGAAGGCGGCCATGTCCGGTTCTCCGTTCGCGTCTCGTTTCCTCACTAGTGAAATATTAGTGTTTCACTAGTGAGTTGTCAATAGTAATTCACTAGTGAATTTCCGCAGGGCTGATATGATGGCTTTGGAGGTGCCGAATGGCGCGACGTGACGTGAAGGGTGCGAAGCAGTTCAACTACGAGATCGACGCCGCGCTTGTGGACGCCTTCAGGGCGTTTTGCAAGGGGCGTAATGAAGCAGTGAAGGAACACTTAGAAATGGCGCTGCAGCGGCACATGGAGAACCCGCCGCCACCGTTCAAGCCGGCTGCCCCGCCGCTCCCGCCGATCCCGGCGCCCGCGGAACCGACAGCCGAAGAGAAGCCGGCCAAGAAGGGGAAGAAGTGAGCCACAACCCAGAGAAGCAGCCCCGGCGCCTGTCGGCCCAAGAGAAGCGCAGAAAGGATCTCCGCGACCTCCTGCGGACCGCAAACGGCCCACAGGTTCTCGAGGCTCTGCGTAAGTGGGAGGTAGGGAAGTGGGCACTCCGCTTCGTCGCGGTCACGGTGCTGGCCTTCTGCGCGGTCTTCTGCGCGCTCTTTATGTGGTTTGCGGTACTGGCCTTTAACGACATGTCCTCGCTGGATTGACCTCCGCTCACGCCCTTCCATCGGCCGGGTGGGGTTGGGATGGTACACTGTGGGTACGGCCAGCGGAGTAGCTACCGCTGATGAAGCCGCGGTTGCGGGGCGCCTGTCACCTGGGTCGCTGCCGCGACCGCGGCCCGCCGTGCAACCCACAGGTGAAGCATGTCAGACGAGCAAGCCGCGCCGTCTCCGGTGCCGACCTGGACGAAGGTATACCCCACTGTTGAAGGCTATTACTGGTGCCACAATGCTGGGCGGTTCTACATTGCCTGGTTCTACCGAAATGGGCCTTCTCACATGCCGCTGGTCCCACACTGGTGCGCAGTAGGTTCCAAGGGTGAAGCACCTTCTGGCGTGACCGGCCCAAGCGATTACTTTGGTCCGATACCTCCACCGCCACTCTCGTAACCCGGTGGCCCCGGGGCAACAAGGTGAACGCACCGGCATGGAGCCCGTGAAGTTCCGGGCGTACCTGGAGGCCGAGTTGGGCAAACGGGCGGCGGAGCTGGTGACGGTGGCGCCGGGCAACGACAAGGGCGGGAGGCCGAGCAAGGGCGAAACCGGGGACACTGTGTCCCCGGTTAACAGTGATGCAGACGACAAGAAAGCCAAGCGCCTTCGCGCCTTCCTCCGCGCTCCGGATCTGATCCAGGACCTGTACCGCGACGGCCTGGTCTCGCAGACGGTGGCTGCTCCCGTTCGGCTCACGAGGGCCTGCCCGTGCGCGTGCTGCTCCTTCTCAACTACCTGGCGGCCGTCGGCATTATCGCGGGGCCCTTCGCCGTAGTGTTCGCGTTCCTCGGGATGTGCGTTCAGGTGTTCGCGCGCGCCTGGCTTCCCGCGCCCGCCCAGCCGGCCGACCCGTTCGGGAAGCCCCTCGGGGAGTTCATCGATGCCATCACCCGGAGCGTCTGCTTCGGCGGGGTGATGGGGCTGGCAGTCGGTTTTCTACAGGCCGGTCGACTGTGCCGACTCCTGAGCACCGACGAGACGCCGAGCCCGACCGGGGGTGATGAATCGCCCCCGACACCCCCGGCGTGACAGTTGTCCCCAGGCGCCTACTCGGCAGCCTTCTGCCCAACTCGATGAACTCAGACGGGGCGAGCGGACGCCCAATACGCGGGACCGCGTTTAAGCCCCCTGGCGTGCGTCAGGAGCGCAAAACGCCCCAGGCGGCTACCCCGAGCCCTCCGGGGCACGTTCTCGCGTCCTGAGTGATGCCAGCGCGCCAGGAACGAGCGTGGCGACTTTCCACCTACACCCCTGCCCAAACGAACGTTGACCGGGTATGCTCGTCCCGTTGCTCGCCCAAGTGGCGGGACGCGAGGAGTGGTCCCGCCGCGGTGCCGCTCACTACTTGCCCGCTCGGGAGGGCGTGCTGTGCGAGACGAACCGCTCAGCCTGGACGACGACGGGGACGACTACCGGCACCGGCGAGCGCACCGCTTGCCCGCTTGGGTCTGGATCGGAGCGGCAATTGCGATTGCGATGGTGGCAATCGCAATTGCCATCCTTTTGTTAAGGCGGAGTACCGAAAGAGGCGGCGAGAGTGCGGACCGAAATGCCGCTCCCTTCAAACGATCCGAAGCATCGGGCACGGACGTTACCGGGGCGGAGATTGAAACGTTCGGCGCAGAACTCGTCGGCAAGCCGTGCGTGATGACGTGCCGGTTCCACTCCGTGTCTGACATCTGGGTTCGGCTATTGCTAAGGGACGAGAGCTACGTTGGGTTTTTCGTCACCGACAGCAAGGGTGACTTGTTCCAGTGGGTGTTTGCGAGCAAAGAGAGACACGGGCGAAAACTTATTGCAATGCGGAGGGGCAACGGCCTCAAGCTCGTCGGAAGAGTTAAACGGTCGAGTCGGAGGTGCGGACCAAGTATTACGCATTCATGGTAGATGAAATTCGGGATTGATTGCCGCCGGCAACGTTCGGGCGACCGCGGCAATCGCTCCTTGCTTCCTACTCCTACCGCGGCACCCCGGCCGGAATCGTCCCGGTCGCGCTCGTCGGCCCCGGCGCCGCCTCAAAGGACACGCCCGCGAGCTTCGCCAACAGCTTGATGATGTCGCCTATCCCGTCGATGATCGGCTTGAGCGGGTTGTTCTCTTCCGCGCCCGCCCCGGCCGTGGCGCGGATGACGCTCTCCTGGATCTTGAAGTAGCTCTCCCCGGCCCCGACCATCGCCGGGTTGTACGGGGTCACGGTCCGGGGCTCGGGCGGCTTGGCGCGGCTCTTCTCGTACTCGGCGCGGCTCGCCGGTTTTCCCACATCGGAGTCGAACCCGACCGTCCGGGCCGCCGACCCGCCGATGGCGGACAACTCGGCCCCGAACGTGTTCCACGCCGCGCCCAGGCGGCTCGACCCGGTCTCTCTCTCGCGCTTGTAGTAATCCGAGGGCTTTTCGCCCTCGACGCACTTTCGAGCTGCCGGCGGCCGAACCCACGGTGGCACCGACCCCCGCGCCGACCCAGCCGAAACGGGCGCCGATGGCCGCGGCCCGG from the Frigoriglobus tundricola genome contains:
- a CDS encoding DUF1328 domain-containing protein, translated to MRRWTLIFLLVALVAAPVGFGGLDPDLRSYARVVFFGAVLMAVCALIGGRDSAK
- a CDS encoding serine/threonine-protein kinase, whose product is MTAAEPDDDQTLLTPHGHAAGGPEERTQVGPAEPPVRLRPDGPLTVPGYELGREIARGGMGVVYAARELALDRPVAIKVMLPNMLDAEFVREARIAARLPHPGVPPVHALGVLGDGRPFLAMKLVEGETLETLLRGRTDGPADRERFLAVFEQVCQAIGYAHARGVVHRDLKPANVMVGAFGEVQVMDWGLAKVIGADPDAPGGTEGGPAPEDPVATLAGLVKGTPSYMAPEQARSEPVDARADVFALGGVLAVVLTGRPPFVGNSVADTIVRAARADLDGVRSALDGCGADPDLIDLAKRCLHTRPWDRPADGRAVARAVAAYRAAVDDRLRRAERDRAVSAAEAREQRKRRRVWLGGAAVLAVAVTAGLGVVLAVQRRAAADLGAKNAELARTNDELVAAGARTGAALGRADERERLAVDAIGAFCRAVADNRAVKDDPQFADLRGALLRAPDEFCQRLRADLRTDSGAAAGPAVRLARVLLQLGKLRDALGRKDDGLAALTEADALLTRSGGPAAEWQLAAEVLVRKGIDQDALSDYPGALATFDRARVVLDARLRDRPADAAAREHLAQLLWCRALTLGRTEDQAEVLTVAGEAAGNAAEAARLDPTASGAHIVAFDIALLRANEYTKRHRPDDALRATEERGRPWPASGSGPRTPSRCSGARRTCWRSGRRSPNRWGAPPTPGPSCGGRSRSAATCWPGGRRAASTGRLWPLRSSISGPISTGARVRRTRCGRFERPARFMRCRTGPPPRTDRLRSSAGSAARGTWRAWCTTGPAGRPRPSPRSARCPG